A single region of the Sorghum bicolor cultivar BTx623 chromosome 9, Sorghum_bicolor_NCBIv3, whole genome shotgun sequence genome encodes:
- the LOC8067299 gene encoding uncharacterized protein LOC8067299, producing MQFTDSPHKVIENDYCKLSGAVNFLSVKIASSDIGFPIHVYGTVIVGDSIDEKCVYHFRRDPDHCQLINSEAESLILTGPKRGLELCGYMYVEIDLKIKDHLGQPREFSKGLLSISDPTNCASMVSMVETISLATRLSTVDVTYAVVNQAAEGFIAVEVLQGGFHGKITAYTTSVKDILVLYDSKEADATTFDDCGDILQLMRPVVSVHVEDFLIILFHTSDGKLESIQFTPMFNGRDEGQITVGATKMRVKLAWSVHYP from the exons ATGCAATTTACTGATTCCCCCCACAAAGTAATCGAGAACGACTACTGCAAACTGTCTGGGGCTGTAAACTTCTTGTCTGTCAAGATAGCCTCTTCAGATATTGGCTTCCCGATCCATGTGTATGGCACTGTCATTGTCGGGGACAGCATCGATGAGAAGTGTGTTTATCACTTCCGCCGCGACCCTGACCATTGCCAACTCATCAATTCTGAG GCTGAATCGTTGATCTTGACTGGGCCGAAACGTGGGCTCGAATTGTGTGGTTACATGTATGTGGAGATTGATTTAAAGATCAAGGATCATCTAGGACAGCCCAGAGAATTTAGTAAAGGACTCTTAAGCATCAGTGACCCAACAAATTGTGCATCGATGGTATCTATGGTCGAAACTATATCCCTTGCTACCAGGCTCAGTACTGTGGACGTGACTTATGCAGTTGTGAATCAGGCAGCTGAGGGATTTATTGCAGTTGAAGTTCTGCAgggaggttttcatggaaaaATCACTGCATACACCACCAGTGTCAAGGACATACTTGTGCTTTATGACAGCAAAGAGGCTGATGCTACGACCTTTGATGATTGCGGAGATATCCTGCAGCTTATGCGGCCTGTCGTATCTGTCCACGTTGAGGATTTTCTGATAATTCTTTTCCACACCAGTGACGGTAAATTAGAGAGCATACAATTCACTCCAATGTTCAACGGCAGAGATGAAGGTCAAATTACTGTTGGTGCTACCAAGATGCGTGTGAAGCTTGCTTGGTCGGTACACTACCCTTGA
- the LOC8068654 gene encoding uncharacterized protein LOC8068654, protein MAVEAALAWYEELREKDDMQEKISNEINQLWLGTRNKEFSQGLSKAELRKKRAELEKKCDALSQRYWQVVFEMGSKPDFSGMTEAERAETAEKLRSDELRYARRLTEEGDPRALSIEAFVPILDFDPKQGGRYYNRYTLVDLTTFDLDEESPIGPMQFTDSPHKVIETDHFKLSGAVNFLSVKVASSDIGFPIHVYGTVIVRDSIDERCVYHFRCDPDHCQLINSEAESLILTGPKRGLALCGYMYVEIDLKIKDHLGQSREFSKGLLSISDPTNCASMVSMVETISLATRLSTVDVTYAVVNRAAEGFIAVKVLQGGFHGKITAYTTSVKDILVLYDSKEADAMTFDDCGDILQLMRPVVSVHVEDFLIIVFHTSDGKSESIQFAPMFNGRDEGQITVGATKMCVKLAWSVMKP, encoded by the exons atggcggTGGAGGCGGCGCTGGCCTGGTACGAAGAGTTGCGAGAGAAGGACGATATGCAGGAGAAGATCAGTAATGAGATCAACCAACTCTGGTTGGGTACGAGGAACAAGGAATTCTCACAAGGCTTGAGCAAGGCGGAGCTCCGGAAGAAGCGGGCCGAGCTCGAGAAAAAGTGCGATGCCTTGTCGCAGAGGTACTGGCAGGtcgtttttgagatggggtcgAAGCCGGATTTCTCAGGCATGACCGAGGCCGAGCGAGCGGAGACGGCGGAGAAGCTGAGGAGCGACGAGCTGCGGTATGCGCGCCGCCTTACGGAAGAAGGCGACCCCAGGGCTTTGAGCATTGAAGCCTTTGTTCCCATCCTCGACTTCGATCCTAAGCAAGGGGGTCGCTACTACAACCGCTACACCCTCGTCGACCTCACCACATTCGACCTCGATGAAGAGT CACCCATTGGTCCGATGCAATTTACTGATTCCCCCCACAAAGTAATCGAGACCGACCACTTCAAACTGTCTGGGGCTGTAAACTTCTTGTCTGTCAAGGTAGCCTCTTCAGATATTGGCTTCCCAATCCATGTGTATGGCACTGTCATTGTCAGGGACAGCATCGATGAGAGGTGTGTTTATCACTTCCGCTGCGACCCTGACCATTGCCAACTCATCAATTCTGAG GCTGAATCGTTGATCTTGACTGGGCCGAAACGTGGGCTCGCATTGTGTGGTTACATGTATGTGGAGATTGATCTAAAGATCAAGGATCATCTAGGACAGTCCAGAGAATTTAGTAAAGGACTCTTAAGCATCAGTGACCCAACAAATTGTGCATCGATGGTATCTATGGTCGAAACTATATCCCTTGCTACCAGGCTCAGTACTGTGGATGTGACTTATGCAGTTGTGAATCGTGCAGCGGAGGGATTTATTGCAGTTAAAGTTCTGCAGGGAGGTTTCCATGGAAAAATCACCGCATACACCACCAGCGTCAAGGACATACTTGTGCTTTATGACAGCAAAGAGGCTGATGCTATGACCTTTGATGATTGTGGAGATATCCTGCAGCTTATGCGGCCTGTCGTATCTGTCCACGTTGAGGATTTCCTGATAATTGTTTTCCACACCAGTGACGGTAAATCAGAGAGCATACAATTCGCTCCAATGTTCAACGGCAGAGACGAAGGTCAAATTACTGTTGGTGCTACCAAGATGTGTGTGAAGCTTGCTTGGTCAGTAATGAAACCTTGA
- the LOC110430510 gene encoding uncharacterized protein LOC110430510 isoform X2, producing MPPRAGAMAAAARAALLPSSSSSPSPLLRLPRRFLSLTATPYPLYYDLIVHRPADPNPPKSSASDSDRQPQPPLDEQPLDRAKRRYLRKRRSRLLPDPDATTTTKPSSSSSEFVELRPEVVDFPRLHAREEALYFHDTFAMPWEKDKHYRMLYRLEKKYFPHQSLDNAFVSADAAPASDADRSLVFFDDEKKEDEGGERVVSKKGGDSDDKGEVLERKVEDFFRSLKKGPGQADTKAKRPGAELRQVKREVPREEERPQPYLVTRTKELPPRWDGPAGTVVLVDKPKGWTSFTVCGKLRRLVKVQKVGHAGTLDPMATGLLIVCVGKATKIVDSYQGMVKGYSGVFRLGEATSTWDADSPIIQREPWEHIKDEAIRKAASSFKGEIWQVPPMFSAIKVGGEKMYDKARRGETVELSPRRISIYQFDIERSLEDRQNLIFRVTCSKGTYIRSLCADLGKALGSLYIFLQLCSFNCLTERLNR from the exons ATGCCTCCTCGAGCGGgagccatggcggcggcggcgagggcggcGCTGCTgccctcgtcgtcctcctcccccTCGCCGCTGCTCCGCCTCCCGCGCCGCTTCCTGTCGCTCACCGCGACTCCCTACCCTCTCTACTACGACCTCATCGTGCACCGCCCCGCGGACCCCAATCCCCCCAAATCCTCCGCCTCCGACTCCGACCGCCAGCCGCAGCCACCCCTCGACGAGCAGCCTCTGGACCGCGCCAAGCGCCGGTACCTCCGCAAGCGCCGCAGCCGCCTCCTCCCTGACCCtgacgccaccaccaccaccaagccttcctcctcctcgtcggagTTCGTCGAGCTCCGGCCGGAGGTCGTGGACTTCCCGCGCCTGCACGCGCGCGAGGAGGCGCTCTACTTCCACGACACCTTCGCCATGCCGTGGGAGAAGGACAAGCACTACCGTATGCTCTACCGCCTCGAGAAGAAGTACTTCCCCCACCAGTCGCTCGACAACGCATTCGTCTCTGCTGATGCTGCCCCGGCCTCCGACGCCGACAGGAGCCTCGTCTTCTTCGACGACGAGAAGAAGGAAGATGAGGGAGGGGAGCGGGTGGTCAGCAAGAAGGGCGGCGACAGCGATGACAAAGGGGAGGTGCTGGAGAGGAAGGTGGAGGATTTCTTCAGGTCTCTGAAGAAGGGCCCCGGCCAAGCCGACACCAAGGCCAAGAGACCGGGAGCGGAGCTGCGGCAGGTCAAGCGCGAGGTGCCGAGGGAGGAGGAGCGGCCGCAGCCGTACCTCGTCACCAGGACCAAGGAGCTGCCGCCTAGGTGGGACGGCCCGGCCGGGACCGTCGTGCTCGTCGACAAGCCCAAAG GATGGACTTCTTTTACTGTTTGTGGCAAGTTGCGGCGCTTGGTTAAAGTACAAAAG GTTGGACATGCTGGAACTCTGGACCCCATGGCAACTGGATTGTTGATTGTTTGTGTAGGAAAAGCAACCAAAATAGTTGATAG CTACCAAGGAATGGTTAAAGGCTATAGCGGTGTTTTCCGACTTGGAGAAGCCACATCAACCTGGGATGCAGATTCACCA ATTATCCAGAGGGAACCATGGGAACACATTAAAGATGAAGCTATTAGAAAGGCAGCGTCATCATTTAAGGGTGAGATATGGCAAGTCCCTCCAATGTTTTCTGCCATTAAG GTTGGTGGCGAAAAGATGTATGACAAAGCAAGGAGGGGTGAAACAGTAGAGCTTTCACCAAGACGTATATCAATATACCAATTTGATATTGAGCGCAGTTTGGAAGACAG ACAGAATTTGATATTTCGAGTTACTTGCTCGAAAGGAACATATATTCGGTCCCTATGTGCAGACTTGGGCAAAGCACTTGGAAG TCTATACATTTTTCTGCAGCTGTGCTCATTTAACTGCCTTACGGAGAGACTCAATAG GTGA
- the LOC110430510 gene encoding uncharacterized protein LOC110430510 isoform X1 gives MPPRAGAMAAAARAALLPSSSSSPSPLLRLPRRFLSLTATPYPLYYDLIVHRPADPNPPKSSASDSDRQPQPPLDEQPLDRAKRRYLRKRRSRLLPDPDATTTTKPSSSSSEFVELRPEVVDFPRLHAREEALYFHDTFAMPWEKDKHYRMLYRLEKKYFPHQSLDNAFVSADAAPASDADRSLVFFDDEKKEDEGGERVVSKKGGDSDDKGEVLERKVEDFFRSLKKGPGQADTKAKRPGAELRQVKREVPREEERPQPYLVTRTKELPPRWDGPAGTVVLVDKPKGWTSFTVCGKLRRLVKVQKVGHAGTLDPMATGLLIVCVGKATKIVDSYQGMVKGYSGVFRLGEATSTWDADSPIIQREPWEHIKDEAIRKAASSFKGEIWQVPPMFSAIKVGGEKMYDKARRGETVELSPRRISIYQFDIERSLEDRQNLIFRVTCSKGTYIRSLCADLGKALGSCAHLTALRRDSIGEYSVNDAWNFDELEQQITKGYI, from the exons ATGCCTCCTCGAGCGGgagccatggcggcggcggcgagggcggcGCTGCTgccctcgtcgtcctcctcccccTCGCCGCTGCTCCGCCTCCCGCGCCGCTTCCTGTCGCTCACCGCGACTCCCTACCCTCTCTACTACGACCTCATCGTGCACCGCCCCGCGGACCCCAATCCCCCCAAATCCTCCGCCTCCGACTCCGACCGCCAGCCGCAGCCACCCCTCGACGAGCAGCCTCTGGACCGCGCCAAGCGCCGGTACCTCCGCAAGCGCCGCAGCCGCCTCCTCCCTGACCCtgacgccaccaccaccaccaagccttcctcctcctcgtcggagTTCGTCGAGCTCCGGCCGGAGGTCGTGGACTTCCCGCGCCTGCACGCGCGCGAGGAGGCGCTCTACTTCCACGACACCTTCGCCATGCCGTGGGAGAAGGACAAGCACTACCGTATGCTCTACCGCCTCGAGAAGAAGTACTTCCCCCACCAGTCGCTCGACAACGCATTCGTCTCTGCTGATGCTGCCCCGGCCTCCGACGCCGACAGGAGCCTCGTCTTCTTCGACGACGAGAAGAAGGAAGATGAGGGAGGGGAGCGGGTGGTCAGCAAGAAGGGCGGCGACAGCGATGACAAAGGGGAGGTGCTGGAGAGGAAGGTGGAGGATTTCTTCAGGTCTCTGAAGAAGGGCCCCGGCCAAGCCGACACCAAGGCCAAGAGACCGGGAGCGGAGCTGCGGCAGGTCAAGCGCGAGGTGCCGAGGGAGGAGGAGCGGCCGCAGCCGTACCTCGTCACCAGGACCAAGGAGCTGCCGCCTAGGTGGGACGGCCCGGCCGGGACCGTCGTGCTCGTCGACAAGCCCAAAG GATGGACTTCTTTTACTGTTTGTGGCAAGTTGCGGCGCTTGGTTAAAGTACAAAAG GTTGGACATGCTGGAACTCTGGACCCCATGGCAACTGGATTGTTGATTGTTTGTGTAGGAAAAGCAACCAAAATAGTTGATAG CTACCAAGGAATGGTTAAAGGCTATAGCGGTGTTTTCCGACTTGGAGAAGCCACATCAACCTGGGATGCAGATTCACCA ATTATCCAGAGGGAACCATGGGAACACATTAAAGATGAAGCTATTAGAAAGGCAGCGTCATCATTTAAGGGTGAGATATGGCAAGTCCCTCCAATGTTTTCTGCCATTAAG GTTGGTGGCGAAAAGATGTATGACAAAGCAAGGAGGGGTGAAACAGTAGAGCTTTCACCAAGACGTATATCAATATACCAATTTGATATTGAGCGCAGTTTGGAAGACAG ACAGAATTTGATATTTCGAGTTACTTGCTCGAAAGGAACATATATTCGGTCCCTATGTGCAGACTTGGGCAAAGCACTTGGAAG CTGTGCTCATTTAACTGCCTTACGGAGAGACTCAATAG GTGAATACTCGGTCAATGATGCTTGGAACTTCGATGAACTTGAGCAACAAATCACCAAGGGATATATATGA